The genomic region ggagatacgatactgcgtgaagagtttgacagagctctgaaagacctgagtcaaaacaaggccctgggagtagacaacattccattagaactactgatggccttgggagagccagtcctgacaaaagtctaccacttggtgagcaagatgtatgagacagacgaaataccctcagacttcaagaagaatataataattcaaatcccaaagaatgcaggtgctgatgtggaaattaccaaacagtcagtttaataagtcacagatgcaaaatactaacgcgaattctttacagacaaatggaaaaactggtagaagcggacctttgggaagataagtttggattccgtagaaatgttggaacacgtgaggcaatactgaccctacggcttatcttagaagctagactaagaaaaggcaaacctatgtttctatcatttgtagacttagtgaaagcttttgacaatgttgactggaatgctctctttcaaattctaaaggtggcaggggtaaagtacagggagcgaaaggctatttacaatttatacagaaaccagatggcagatataagagtcgaggggcatgaaagggaagcagtggttgggaagggagtgagatagggttgtaacctcttgccgatgttattcaatctgtgtattgagcaagcagtaaaggaaacaaaagaaaaatttggattaggtattaaaatccatagagaagaaataaaaatttcgaggtatgctgatgacattgtaattctgtcagagacaacaaagaacttggaagagcagttgaacggactggacaatgtcttgaaaggaggatataagatgaacatcaacaaaagcaaaatgaggataatggaatgtagtcaaattaagttgggtgatgctgaggtaatgagacactaaaagtactaaaggagttttgctatttgggcagcaaaataactgatgatggtcgaagtagagaggatataaaatgtagactggcaatggcaaggaaagcgtttctgaagaagatatatttgttaacatcgagtatagatttaagtgtcaggaagttgtttctgaaagtatttgtatggagtgtagccatgcatggaagtgaaacatggactataaatagtttagacaagaagagaatagaagttttcaaaatgtggtgctacagaaaatgctgaagattagatgggtagatctcataactaatgaggaggtactcaatagaattggggagaagaggagtttgtggcacaactcgacaagaagaagggactggttggtaggacatgttctgaggcatcaagggatcacaaatttagcattggagggcagcgtggagggtaaaaatcgaaaagggagaccaagagatgaatatactaagcagattcaaaaggatgtaggttgcagtaagtgctgggaattgaagaagcttgcacaggacagagtagcatggagagctgcatcaaaccagtctcaggactgaagaccacaacaacaacaactattaatgaaatgtaaaatgttataaGAGCTGAAATtgacacaaaataaatgtaaaacatCCAGTTACAAGTCAGTTGTGAAACAAAACATCTTTTGGTAGTAAAATTATGTAAGTGAGCAAAAAATGCAATTTATctgaggtttggaacttaaatactggcaactatttaatcacaactgatgcaaaagagttacatctttgcacctgttactgtccttcaaagtactcaccagcgttacgtagaacccgttgccagtgatatggaaggcgtagtataccattagcagggcctgttctgttgatagtgcaaatggggcagtctactgcctgtcgaatctctggaacagttccgaaGTGAATACAAGGATGgaagtccggggagtttggtggatggtacagtacttcccagtcccttcGACAGAACAGAGCATccacagcttgctctgtatgcGCCGGCACACTGTGTTGCAAAATAACGGGTGGGTTatgcagaaagtgtcgctgcttctttcgcaaagttggtcgcaggtgatgctccaaaaacaaacagtaatgctGTGCATTGACACTCTGCCGTGAAGgaatgtaatgcattaggataacaccatcacagtcatacacaaGAATCACATAACgtcagactgctccattcgcaccatcagcagaacaggctctgctaacggtttactaagccttccacatcgctggcaacaggttctacacaactctggtgactaccttgaaggacagtaacaggtgcaaacatttaactattttgtatcggttgtgaataaatagttgccactatttgagttccaacccttgtattagGATACGTattattttgtgtattgtgttCTTCAGTACTATTAGATGTTTGTAGTCACTTTACACTATACAGTTGAAGATTATTAATAAGAAGGGGAGATGCTGTTTTATACACCTCATGACTTATTAATAGTGCATAGCAGGTTGATGGTAAAGTACctacattttgttattaatttctgttttttatagaCTGCACTTAAGTTCTTAATAATGTACTGTTTACCTAGTCATTATAGAAACAGTGCCTTGAACTGAAATACTTGTTGCAGACAATGGATGCTAAAGAGGACACCAGCTCTGGAAGTGTAAATGCACAACACGATACATCGGACAGTGGCATCACCACCATCATCGCTGTTGAAAACTTGAGTGAAGCCCTGAACAATGCTGAGATCATCGAATCATTCAGCTTCTGGGATGAAGGTAGTAGCCCACCACCGAGTAACCTAGTTCCTATGGTCACAATGGATGAAAGTTCGTCCTCTAGCAATGATATGGAACCGATGGAATTAGATGTGTTGgaacgtgacttgctggtagatgctAAAGAGTCAGAGCTAACAAATCGTTTTCTGAATGGGGAATTGACATTTAGTCAGTACGCGAGTTTGATGGGCGGCGATGAGGACGACGATGGTGACGACGACGATGTTATTGATGGTTACAGTACTGTACAAGACCGCCCAGACGAATCAATCCAGCCTAAACCTTCAAGTGCAGCAGTTAAAGAATTTGAAGAACTAGCAGCTGGACCGTCACAGAGGCAGAGGAAATCAACTACGGAAAAGACCAAACGTGTCAGACGGCACCTACCTCCCGCCCTGAAGGGATTGATGGGTGAGGCAAACTTAAGGTATGCTCGAGGCGATCACGAGATGGCCATTAAAATGTGCCTTGAGATAATAAGGCAGGTGCCGACAGCCCCCGAGCCTTTCCACACGCTCGCGGTGTTGTATGAGGAGAAGGGCTACCCGGAGAAATCCTTACAGTTTGCACTGATTGCGGCCCACCTGAACCCAAACGATGTAGACCAATGGGTACGCCTAGCTGAAATCTCTGAAGAGCAGGGCAACCTGAGGCAAGCGGCAACCTGCTACTCCAAGGCCATTGCAGCTGATTCGGCCAATACGGAAGAGCACATGGTCAGTATATACATGAAACGCTGGGAGCTCCTGGACAAGGTGGGTGAAACGAAGGCTGGGCTCAGGGGCCTCATCAGGCTGATGACACTCCTCCGTCATGACCAGGGTCTGGTCCTGTTCCACATAGCGAAGATTGTGGCCACAAAGTACCACGAGCGCAATGAACTGGTCCGTGCGAAGGAAGTTATGGACATCGCATTTTCCAAAAGTCCTCAGTCTGTCACTACAGAAGATGTCAATTTGATGTTGGAACttctcttgagcctgaaacactacCAGGAATGCATCAACATCCTCGTTCAGTATTGTGGAGTGGAAGTGGAAGCAATATCTGAGAATCAGGCGTCTGGCCAAGAACCAGTTTTGAAGATAATTTCGTGCAATATCCCGGAGACACTGGTGATTGACCTCAAAGTTAAAGTTATAGTCGTACTAAtccatatgaaaacgtttcacctGATTGACGAGTTGCTGAACTTGCTCCTGAATGGGCAAAGCCCAGAGCAGTCGGGCGACCTGTACCTTGACGTAGCGGAGGCCCTGATGTCGGAAGGCGAGCACCGTGAAGCTCTGCGTCTATTAGAACCTCTTACAGAGACAGAAAACTACAGCCTGCCTGCGGTGTGGCTGCGGCATGCAGAGTGCTTAAAGCAGTGCGGCCGAACCGAGGAGGCAATTGCTGCGTACAAGCAGGTGGTCACACAGGCGCCTCAGCACCTGGACGCGCGGCTGACACTTTCGGACCTTCTGAAAGCCGTGGGCCGTGAGGAGGAGGCACTCGTGGTTCTCACACAGGATGAAGAGTCGGAAGTACTGGAACCAGGACTGCTGTATGAGCGGTGCTTGCTTCTGAAAGATGCTGAGGGTAAAACCGAAGAATTCCTGGCTGTAGGTCAGCTTTTGCTGTCCAGGCACTGGACGCGGATCAGGAACCGTGAGGAAATGTACGCACTCACCCGAATGAGGAGGTTTACAAAGAAACGCGACGCGCTCAGGGAAATACGTGCCAGCCGTGGAGAGCCATCCCATGACCCTGACGCTCCGGACTTCCATTCTGGCAAAGGAGAACCGTCGGTATGTAACTTTGGTCATCTAGTTTTCCCCCCTTTCGTAGTAGCTTCACTGTCGACAATGATCATGATCTTCCTGTCGTGGAAATTCTTACAGATATGCAGTAATGTACGAGGGCCGTTTTTTCAACGTCTgataggctataaataaaagacgagttcatagaaaacaattacttttcaacataatcactgaaAAGATTGAGACATACATCATACCTGTGGACAAGCTTtgcaataccctcttcaaaaaatgttgccgcCATTGATTTCAAATGAACATTGACATTGTTTTGAAGATCTTCATTGGTTTGAAAGTGATGCCATCCTAGCCAAGTCTTCAGTTCCGGGAAAAGGTTAAAATCGCTGAGTACCAGGTCAGGACTGCATGGCAGATAATCGAAAATGTCCCATTGCAATTGTTTAGTGATCCGTTGGGTTGTGTCAGCAGTGTGTGGATGAGCAGTGTCATGGATCAACACAATTCCTGAAGTCAGCATTCCTCTTCGTCGTAAAGTTTCACAATAAGCAGCTGCATTGTTAGTGGTTCTGGGCTGCATAAACTCTACAAGCAACACCCCTGTTTGATTCCAAAACATAGTAGCCATaacctttctgttgttgaatgttcGTTGAATTTGGATGCATCCATTGTTGTGATTGTCGTCTTTTTTTCTTGTGTGCCGTATTGGATCCAAGTTTCTTCTCCAGTAACAgttgatttcataaaatttttgccTTCATCATGATAACGGTCAAGGAAATTCAAAGCTGATGCCATTCGATGGCATCCGTCAGCATTTTTGAAACCCGATGAGCACAAAATTTTTTGTAGCCTAAATGTTCAGGCACGATAGAGTGTACGACAGATCTTGAAACTTCCGGAATTTCCATAGACAAAGCAGTTATGGTGAACCTACGATTTCCTCTAACCATTCTGTCAACTTGTTCAGTAAGGTCAGATGTAATGACAGACGTGTCCTCAGCCCCCTTCATCATGCACGTCATTTTGGCCATCTTTAAACTTTCAGCACCATTTGCGCACAACACTGTTAGTCATGAAGTTATCACCTTACACTCAGCTTATTCTCCAATTAATTTCTGCTGCACTATTGTCTTCTGCTTGGAGAAACCAAATTACACTTCGTAATTTACACTTGGCGGGAGCAACAGTGATGACAGCCATGTTTACGTGGCTGTAATGCAATGCAGACttatgccttctacatctacatctacatctatgtttgCCTTGAGGTCGTCAGTGGCGGAGTGTGTAGTGCGAGAGTTGCGAAGTTGCCTACAGTGCATGTCCACTTTCTGCTGCTTGTGTAGCTTCTATACTGAGCAAGCggaggttgggaggggggggggggggggggaagtggcccTCATACGTAACACTGGAGTAATACATTTTCAATTTATAATCAGTGTTCACAGGCCGATGATCAGTTTTGTCACAAGCCGTAGTCCAAGCTTATAAACTAGGTAAATAGTTACGTTCATTGACCCTATATCATGTAATAATCTGGCTACTGATTAACCTAATAATTTTCGCTATTTGGTCCTGGAATATATATAAATATTAGTGGCCGGATACAGTATGTTTTACCCAGATATTTTCACATAGTAACGGCACAATTTGCCGACATAATGGTTGTTCACTTCAGCCAACATATTCATTCTGAGATAGTGgcaactgtattgatatttaaaacaGTTTCCATGTATTCTTCGGTCTCCGTTGTACATTTGTAATTACACGATATGTTTCAGTCATTCTGGACTATCTTCAACTCTAAGTAGCTCCATCAGCATTGTGGCTTGTCTGTTCATAACCTCATATCAGAGTACCCCTGCAGCCCGTCGCCCTGGTAGCACCTTGTTTGCAAGTAATCGACGAAAAAAGTTTGGAATTTCACGAGACGATCAATAACTTCATGAAATTATCATGGTATATACTGATTGCATAGCGTAATGGCTAGTGTAAGGGCCCATCTTGCAGGAGGTTGTGGGTCTGAATCTTGTCAGGTGctttattttgttttgctttttttaaatcaTAATGAAATTCTTCATTACTTTTATTCAGTTTGGCTTAAATGTAAACTTCTATATCTGTAccgaatttatttatatttatttatgtgttacaatatgtaaacatttgaaaatgcTGATCTATTGGTTAAGAAATAAAAGACGAAATAAATGTATTCATGTTGACTGTGCAGTGATGTCAAAAATGTGTTTCTAGTTTATCAGGTGTGCATTTTTCAGATGATAATCATCGTACAAACGTTGAACACACAAATTTCTGTTACACggtggacaaaacaatgaagatgaagatttaaatgaaagaagagaTTATAAgtgaaacaaaattcaagcaagatGAGGAATAGAAGTAATAAATGCAGTAAAAAAGTCAATCCCACTGCTGGGGACCTTGCTAGATCTGTAGATGATCAAGATTGATCAAAACGTGTCATGAGTTAAAAGTatgcaactgagactgaagaataaatggGAATTGTTTTAAAAAGCATTGTGCGTTAAATGGCTGTAAACTAAAGACTTGATCACAATTAAGTTTACATTTTAAATAACTGACCATAGACATACATCAACACAGAGTACACGATGTTGATGCCTTTAGATATGcataagattaaaaataaaaaatagtgttaTATTGTTATTACCAACAAAAAACATAGCAAAAATAAGGACACACAATTACATTAGTAAAAGAGCAAGAGCCGTATAACAAGAAAAAAACCAAAATTACAGGCGCTAATTTATGAAAAAAGTTTTCTACAAAGATCATTTCAAAAGTTCTGTGCACTGCGAGATAGAATTGAAGCAAATAATTTATTTTAGAGAATAATTTTACAGGCattcaatataatctccattcttgcttatGACAGCTTCCCAACAATTTGGCAAGTTCTTTGTTCCAGATGGAGCACCTTCATTGTTGAATTGTGTGATTACTAGGGTCACCTGACTGTAAGCTTCTTCAGTTGTATCAGAATATTTTCACAGAATTGTTCCTTCAATTTGGGAAACAAGTCATAGCCTGGGGTGGCTaatttcaggactgtgtggtgggtGGGGAAGGATTTCCCATCCATTTGTTGA from Schistocerca gregaria isolate iqSchGreg1 chromosome 10, iqSchGreg1.2, whole genome shotgun sequence harbors:
- the LOC126293314 gene encoding general transcription factor 3C polypeptide 3, whose amino-acid sequence is MDAKEDTSSGSVNAQHDTSDSGITTIIAVENLSEALNNAEIIESFSFWDEGSSPPPSNLVPMVTMDESSSSSNDMEPMELDVLERDLLVDAKESELTNRFLNGELTFSQYASLMGGDEDDDGDDDDVIDGYSTVQDRPDESIQPKPSSAAVKEFEELAAGPSQRQRKSTTEKTKRVRRHLPPALKGLMGEANLRYARGDHEMAIKMCLEIIRQVPTAPEPFHTLAVLYEEKGYPEKSLQFALIAAHLNPNDVDQWVRLAEISEEQGNLRQAATCYSKAIAADSANTEEHMVSIYMKRWELLDKVGETKAGLRGLIRLMTLLRHDQGLVLFHIAKIVATKYHERNELVRAKEVMDIAFSKSPQSVTTEDVNLMLELLLSLKHYQECINILVQYCGVEVEAISENQASGQEPVLKIISCNIPETLVIDLKVKVIVVLIHMKTFHLIDELLNLLLNGQSPEQSGDLYLDVAEALMSEGEHREALRLLEPLTETENYSLPAVWLRHAECLKQCGRTEEAIAAYKQVVTQAPQHLDARLTLSDLLKAVGREEEALVVLTQDEESEVLEPGLLYERCLLLKDAEGKTEEFLAVGQLLLSRHWTRIRNREEMYALTRMRRFTKKRDALREIRASRGEPSHDPDAPDFHSGKGEPSVQEEWALFKEMCNTCMQLERFNLLQRLTFSALGSKKLTSNPEMLRELEFMCLLACFYNADAYYGYNLARDNVLKDSSKPRIWNLFNLVIQRADDVRHNRFLMRLLARQPNHEALTLLHANNCLVAGTYKYALSEYTTAYRARPSAMTAFLVGVTLIQVACQKFSAKKHALVVQGLSFMSLYRKYRGQEGFQEVSYNLGRAFHQLGLLPAAIFNYRNALECNVSPLIEQSPKRLNLQREAAFNLYLIYHSSGSSDIARSYLEKYIVV